A genome region from Candidatus Binatia bacterium includes the following:
- a CDS encoding cytochrome c → MIKGRWILGAFAVLLIAGCRQDMHDQPRLEPNSPSKFFANGTSVRPLEPGVVSRDMILDRPGYTEGKIDGAWVVANPRTLDEDLLLRGQERYAIYCSPCHGAIGDGNGMIVQRGYRRPPSLFEPRLLEAADGYLYDVIANGYGVMPAYRAQVTLPDRWAIVAYLRALQLSQHANVDQLSPNELAQLEGGLR, encoded by the coding sequence ATGATTAAGGGGAGATGGATCCTTGGCGCGTTCGCGGTTCTGCTCATCGCGGGTTGCCGCCAGGATATGCACGACCAGCCTCGACTCGAGCCCAATAGCCCGAGTAAATTTTTTGCAAACGGCACTTCCGTGCGTCCGCTGGAGCCTGGCGTCGTCTCTCGCGATATGATTCTGGATAGGCCCGGATATACCGAGGGCAAGATCGACGGCGCCTGGGTTGTCGCCAACCCGCGGACGCTCGATGAGGATCTATTGCTGCGAGGCCAGGAGCGTTACGCCATCTATTGCTCGCCGTGCCACGGGGCGATTGGCGACGGTAACGGGATGATCGTGCAGCGCGGCTACCGCCGTCCGCCTTCGCTGTTCGAGCCTCGACTCCTCGAAGCTGCCGACGGTTATCTCTACGACGTGATCGCCAATGGTTACGGGGTAATGCCCGCCTACCGAGCGCAGGTAACGCTTCCGGACCGATGGGCGATTGTAGCCTATCTGCGCGCACTGCAACTGAGCCAACACGCGAATGTCGATCAACTATCCCCAAACGAGCTGGCGCAGCTCGAAGGGGGTTTGCGATGA
- the nrfD gene encoding polysulfide reductase NrfD — MEQSPGRPVLTAREPIVGESETVRSVTDKISRVVLQNGAPRGWWIGFGISLSLLGVFAVSIVMLLVEGTGIWGINVPVAWGFAIINFVWWIGIGHAGTLISAILLLFRQEWRTSINRFAEAMTLFAVASAGLYPILHLGRPWLGYWLFPYPNTMGMWPNFRSPLIWDVFAVTTYATVSLMFWFVGLIPDFATLRDRSESVAGRKIYGTLALGWRGSAEHWHRYETAYLLLAGLSTPLVVSVHTIVSFDFAISVVPGWHATIFPPYFVAGAVFSGFAMVATIAIPLRRAYGLQSFITIKHLDNMAKVMLATGLVVAYGYMMEAFFAFYSANIFEETMMKLRFEGPYSSSYWALILCNVLVPQALWFRKVRRDTRALLFVAIVINIGMWLERYVIVVTSLSNDFLPSSWGLYSPTFWDLATYAGSFGLFGTLLLLFIRFLPMISIFEMKTIVPEAGTAKESEDE; from the coding sequence ATGGAGCAGAGCCCCGGCAGGCCGGTACTCACGGCACGCGAACCGATTGTCGGCGAGTCGGAGACCGTTCGGTCCGTTACCGATAAAATCAGTCGCGTCGTTCTGCAAAATGGAGCACCGCGCGGCTGGTGGATCGGCTTCGGTATCTCGCTCAGCCTGTTGGGTGTGTTCGCCGTCTCCATCGTGATGCTACTGGTCGAGGGCACGGGGATTTGGGGCATTAACGTCCCAGTGGCCTGGGGCTTCGCGATCATCAACTTCGTCTGGTGGATCGGAATCGGTCATGCGGGCACGTTGATCTCCGCGATCCTTCTCCTGTTCCGCCAGGAATGGCGGACCTCGATCAACAGATTTGCAGAAGCGATGACACTTTTCGCCGTGGCGTCAGCGGGGCTCTATCCAATTCTGCATCTGGGTCGTCCCTGGCTCGGGTATTGGCTGTTTCCCTATCCGAACACGATGGGGATGTGGCCGAACTTTCGCTCACCCCTGATCTGGGACGTCTTCGCCGTGACGACTTACGCCACGGTCTCGCTGATGTTCTGGTTTGTCGGCTTGATTCCGGACTTCGCAACCCTGAGGGACCGTTCCGAGAGCGTCGCGGGTCGAAAAATCTACGGCACTCTGGCGCTCGGATGGCGCGGCTCTGCCGAACATTGGCATCGCTACGAGACGGCCTACCTTCTGCTCGCCGGTCTCTCGACGCCGCTCGTGGTTTCGGTGCATACGATTGTGAGTTTTGACTTCGCGATCTCGGTGGTTCCGGGATGGCACGCGACAATTTTCCCACCGTATTTCGTTGCCGGCGCTGTCTTCTCCGGATTTGCGATGGTGGCCACAATCGCAATCCCCTTGCGACGCGCCTACGGGTTGCAGTCCTTCATCACCATCAAGCACCTCGATAATATGGCGAAAGTCATGCTCGCGACCGGGCTGGTCGTGGCCTACGGCTACATGATGGAGGCATTTTTCGCCTTCTACAGCGCGAATATCTTCGAAGAGACAATGATGAAGCTTCGCTTTGAGGGGCCTTATAGCTCCTCGTACTGGGCACTTATCTTATGCAACGTTTTGGTGCCGCAGGCTCTTTGGTTCCGCAAAGTTCGACGCGATACCCGAGCGCTTCTGTTCGTGGCCATCGTGATCAATATCGGCATGTGGCTCGAGCGCTACGTCATCGTGGTTACGAGTCTGTCCAATGATTTCCTGCCCTCGTCCTGGGGGCTCTATTCGCCGACGTTTTGGGATCTGGCCACCTACGCCGGATCTTTCGGGCTCTTCGGAACCTTGCTCCTGCTCTTCATCCGTTTCCTGCCCATGATTTCGATCTTCGAGATGAAGACCATCGTACCGGAGGCCGGCACGGCCAAGGAGTCCGAAGATGAGTAA
- a CDS encoding SCO family protein, whose protein sequence is MKVLRVFLIISLVIWCSPSEAMEPGSRPTLADEAAAPPAGVLPAAIREVGFDQRIGEDLPLDLMVRDEEGEEVSLGSVLDGRPVVLLPAYYGCPMLCPMTIAGLMRAVRVLAFDASSEYQVIVYSFNEEDGPAEARTQREDALKRYGHDRGRDDIRFLTGEAAAIKTLNEAIGLRVARDEKSGEFAHPSGVVVTTPSGKISRYLFGIEPSPRDLRLALVESAQERLGSFADQILLFCFSYDPDAGQYNRLTLLSMRGMAAATIGLMGCLIGGALWRERRRGRKGPL, encoded by the coding sequence ATGAAGGTCTTACGCGTTTTCTTGATCATATCGCTCGTGATTTGGTGCTCCCCGTCCGAGGCCATGGAGCCCGGAAGCCGGCCGACCCTCGCCGACGAGGCCGCCGCTCCGCCTGCGGGCGTTTTGCCCGCCGCGATCCGGGAGGTCGGCTTCGATCAGCGCATCGGCGAGGATCTTCCTCTGGATCTGATGGTGCGGGACGAGGAGGGCGAGGAGGTTTCGCTGGGCAGCGTTCTCGATGGGCGTCCGGTGGTCCTGCTTCCTGCATACTACGGATGCCCGATGCTCTGTCCGATGACGATCGCCGGATTGATGCGGGCCGTCAGAGTTCTCGCCTTCGACGCGAGCTCGGAATACCAGGTGATCGTCTACAGTTTTAACGAGGAAGATGGGCCAGCCGAGGCCCGTACCCAGCGCGAGGATGCCCTGAAGCGCTACGGTCATGACCGAGGACGAGATGATATCCGGTTCCTGACGGGCGAAGCGGCGGCCATCAAGACGTTGAATGAAGCCATCGGTCTGCGCGTGGCGCGGGACGAAAAAAGCGGCGAATTCGCGCACCCGTCGGGGGTCGTTGTGACAACACCCTCCGGCAAGATTTCGCGATATCTTTTTGGCATCGAGCCTTCCCCACGAGATCTCCGTCTCGCTCTGGTGGAGTCGGCACAAGAGCGTCTCGGTAGTTTCGCCGACCAGATCTTGTTGTTCTGCTTCTCTTACGACCCGGACGCCGGCCAATATAATCGACTGACACTGCTCTCGATGCGAGGGATGGCTGCCGCGACAATCGGGCTGATGGGTTGTCTCATCGGCGGTGCTCTGTGGCGCGAGCGTCGTCGAGGTCGAAAGGGGCCTCTCTGA
- the ctaD gene encoding cytochrome c oxidase subunit I produces the protein MPDLMPPEVEEENYLNAEYGVRSWLLTRDHKRIGLLYLFTLTGMFVLGGLAALGIRLELLTPVGDLMGDDSYNKMFTAHGIIMIFFFLVPSIPAVMGNFLLPLMIGAKDLAFPRLNLASWYIYLLGAALALGAMLTGGVDTGWTFYTPYSTEGSNTNVTMTAMGIFVSGFSSILTGINFLVTIHRMRAPGLTWFRLPLFVWSQYATSIIFILGTPVIAITILLVAAERSLDIGIFDPALGGDPILFQHLFWFYSHPAVYIMILPSMGVVSEIICCFSRNRIFGYKFVAISSLAIALLGFLVWGHHMFVSGQSTNAGLIFSFLSFAVAIPSAVKVFNWTATLYRGSITLKAPMIYALGFIGLFTIGGLTGLFLAALAVDVHLTDTYFIVAHFHYIMVGGALMAYLGALHFWWPKITGRLYSEALAKVSAILVFLGFNLTFFPQFILGYLGMPRRYHVYPDEFQVLNVFSTAGASILGVGYLIPLCYLAYSMRYGPRASANPWGAAGLEWQTPSPPPTENFHTTPVVTDEAYDYRHLDAELAAAEESKA, from the coding sequence ATGCCGGATCTGATGCCGCCGGAAGTCGAAGAAGAGAACTATCTCAATGCCGAATACGGCGTGCGCTCGTGGCTGCTGACCCGCGATCATAAAAGAATCGGCTTGCTCTATCTCTTTACGCTGACCGGGATGTTTGTTCTCGGGGGGCTCGCTGCGCTGGGAATCCGACTCGAGTTGTTGACACCTGTCGGGGATCTGATGGGTGACGATTCCTACAACAAGATGTTCACCGCGCACGGCATCATCATGATCTTCTTTTTTCTGGTGCCGTCGATTCCGGCCGTGATGGGGAATTTTCTGCTGCCGCTGATGATCGGGGCCAAGGACCTGGCGTTTCCCCGCCTGAACCTTGCTAGTTGGTATATCTACCTGCTCGGTGCCGCTCTGGCGCTGGGGGCGATGCTCACTGGTGGCGTCGACACGGGCTGGACTTTTTATACGCCCTACAGCACAGAAGGCTCCAACACGAATGTGACCATGACCGCCATGGGAATTTTTGTTTCGGGTTTTTCGTCAATTCTTACCGGAATCAATTTTCTGGTCACGATTCACCGGATGCGTGCGCCGGGCCTTACGTGGTTCCGACTGCCGCTCTTTGTGTGGTCGCAATATGCCACCAGCATCATCTTCATCCTCGGAACTCCGGTCATTGCCATCACGATTCTGTTGGTAGCGGCCGAACGCAGCCTGGACATCGGAATCTTCGATCCAGCCTTGGGCGGCGATCCGATCCTGTTCCAGCACTTGTTCTGGTTCTACTCCCATCCGGCGGTCTACATCATGATTCTGCCCTCGATGGGTGTGGTCAGCGAGATCATCTGCTGCTTCTCCCGCAACCGCATCTTCGGCTACAAATTCGTGGCGATCTCGAGTCTGGCAATCGCGTTGCTCGGGTTTCTGGTCTGGGGCCATCATATGTTTGTTTCGGGCCAGTCGACCAATGCGGGTCTGATATTTTCTTTCCTGAGTTTTGCCGTGGCGATTCCCTCGGCGGTGAAGGTGTTTAACTGGACCGCGACCCTCTATCGTGGCTCGATCACTCTCAAGGCACCGATGATCTATGCTTTGGGCTTCATCGGGTTGTTCACGATCGGCGGGCTGACGGGCTTGTTTCTCGCGGCGCTGGCGGTCGATGTTCACCTGACCGACACCTATTTCATCGTCGCCCACTTTCATTACATCATGGTGGGGGGCGCGCTGATGGCGTATCTGGGCGCGCTGCACTTCTGGTGGCCCAAGATCACCGGAAGGCTCTACTCGGAGGCCCTCGCGAAAGTCAGCGCCATTCTCGTATTCCTCGGCTTCAATCTGACCTTCTTCCCCCAGTTCATTCTGGGTTATCTTGGCATGCCGCGTCGCTATCACGTCTACCCGGACGAGTTTCAGGTGCTGAACGTCTTTTCGACGGCGGGCGCCTCGATTCTGGGTGTCGGCTACCTGATTCCTCTCTGTTACCTGGCCTACTCGATGCGCTACGGCCCGCGCGCTTCGGCGAACCCATGGGGCGCGGCCGGGCTGGAATGGCAGACACCGTCGCCGCCGCCAACCGAAAATTTCCATACCACTCCCGTGGTGACCGATGAGGCCTATGACTATCGGCATCTGGATGCAGAGTTGGCTGCAGCCGAGGAGAGCAAGGCATGA
- the coxB gene encoding cytochrome c oxidase subunit II translates to MISRFRLLPEAASTIAGSVDQLYWFIAAISAGFSFAVAGMILFFVIRYRRRETGREHPESDGVLSLEILWSGIPFLISMVMFVWGAVVFLEMRTPPADSMQIFAVGKRWMWKVQHLEGRREINELHIPVGRPVKITMTSEDVIHSFFVPAFRVKQDAVPGRYSEFWFEATKTGEYHLFCSEFCGTQHARMIGKVVVMEPADYQAWLGSTERGGSRLSMAEAGEEAFAELGCASCHGEGDGSRGPSLRGLAGSQIRMPDGTMRVADATYLRQSILQPLAVVRDGWDPVMPSFQGQLTEDRVLELIAYINSLESGDAAAGVSPVAEAIEENEETPWM, encoded by the coding sequence ATGATCTCCCGTTTTCGCCTGCTGCCGGAGGCTGCCTCCACGATCGCGGGATCGGTAGATCAACTCTACTGGTTCATCGCCGCGATCAGTGCCGGGTTCAGCTTTGCGGTTGCCGGAATGATTCTGTTCTTCGTCATCCGCTACCGCCGCCGCGAGACAGGGCGCGAACACCCCGAAAGCGACGGCGTTCTCAGTCTGGAGATCCTGTGGAGCGGAATTCCCTTCCTGATCTCCATGGTCATGTTCGTCTGGGGAGCCGTCGTCTTTTTGGAGATGCGGACACCGCCAGCAGACTCCATGCAGATCTTCGCGGTTGGCAAGCGTTGGATGTGGAAAGTCCAACATCTGGAAGGCCGTCGCGAAATCAACGAGCTTCATATTCCTGTCGGTCGCCCCGTGAAGATCACGATGACGTCGGAAGACGTGATTCACAGCTTTTTCGTGCCTGCCTTCCGGGTGAAGCAGGATGCTGTCCCCGGGCGATATTCGGAGTTCTGGTTCGAGGCGACCAAGACGGGCGAATACCATTTGTTCTGCTCGGAATTCTGCGGAACCCAGCATGCACGAATGATCGGCAAAGTGGTGGTCATGGAGCCAGCCGACTACCAAGCCTGGCTGGGGAGCACGGAGCGCGGTGGCTCCCGCTTGTCGATGGCGGAAGCTGGTGAGGAAGCCTTTGCCGAACTCGGTTGCGCCTCCTGCCACGGCGAAGGGGACGGCAGTCGAGGCCCTTCCTTGCGAGGACTGGCAGGTTCGCAGATTCGCATGCCCGACGGGACGATGCGGGTCGCTGACGCCACCTATTTGCGCCAGTCGATCCTCCAGCCTCTGGCGGTGGTTCGCGATGGATGGGATCCCGTGATGCCGAGCTTTCAGGGCCAATTAACTGAGGATCGTGTTCTCGAACTGATCGCCTATATCAACTCTCTCGAGTCCGGTGACGCTGCGGCCGGGGTCTCTCCGGTCGCAGAAGCTATCGAGGAAAACGAGGAAACACCATGGATGTGA
- a CDS encoding DUF3341 domain-containing protein: MSKRISPWGLVAEFPTSSSLLHAIERSREEGYEVLDAFSPYPIEEISEALGHHHSRLPALVLIGAIIGGLGGFGLQYWTSVIDYPLNVGGRPLNSIIAFLPVIFECTILFGALTAVFGMLALNGLPRPHHPVFNSSRFALASQDAFFLSIEARDPKFSVPDTPELMNELGASSVEVVDD, translated from the coding sequence ATGAGTAAACGGATCTCGCCCTGGGGCTTGGTGGCGGAATTTCCCACGTCCTCCTCACTCCTGCACGCAATCGAGCGCTCTCGCGAGGAGGGCTATGAGGTACTGGATGCCTTCTCGCCTTACCCGATCGAGGAGATATCCGAGGCCCTCGGTCATCATCATTCGCGCCTGCCAGCGCTGGTTCTGATTGGGGCTATTATCGGAGGGCTTGGCGGTTTCGGTCTGCAGTATTGGACTTCGGTGATCGACTACCCGCTGAACGTCGGTGGGCGACCTCTCAACAGTATCATCGCCTTCTTGCCGGTTATTTTTGAGTGCACGATCCTCTTCGGGGCACTGACCGCCGTGTTCGGAATGCTCGCGCTCAACGGCCTGCCGCGTCCGCACCATCCAGTCTTTAATTCCTCTCGCTTCGCACTGGCGAGCCAGGATGCCTTTTTCCTGTCGATCGAGGCCCGCGATCCAAAGTTCTCTGTCCCGGATACTCCGGAATTGATGAACGAGCTCGGTGCCTCGAGCGTGGAGGTGGTGGATGATTAA